One genomic segment of Chitinophaga parva includes these proteins:
- the rplJ gene encoding 50S ribosomal protein L10 — protein MNQEQKNEVIELLKGKFSQYSNFYITNTESLSVAQINDLRRVCFDKQVEMKVAKNTLIRKALESLDSEKYSGIFDALHGVTALMFSDSPKEPAVIISSFRKAVGPKETRPVLKAAFVGDEIYMGDNQLASLVAIKTKNELIGDVIGLLQSPAKRVIAALLEKGKKEGAAAEAPAAE, from the coding sequence ATGAACCAAGAACAGAAAAACGAAGTGATCGAACTGCTGAAAGGCAAGTTCTCTCAATATAGCAACTTCTACATCACCAACACCGAGTCCCTGAGTGTTGCACAGATCAACGACCTGCGTCGTGTGTGCTTCGACAAGCAAGTGGAAATGAAGGTGGCAAAGAACACCCTGATCCGCAAGGCCCTGGAATCCCTGGACAGCGAAAAGTACAGTGGTATTTTTGACGCCCTGCATGGTGTAACCGCCCTGATGTTCTCTGACAGCCCGAAAGAGCCTGCCGTGATCATCTCTTCTTTCCGTAAGGCGGTGGGCCCGAAAGAAACCCGCCCTGTGCTGAAAGCAGCTTTCGTGGGTGATGAAATTTACATGGGTGATAACCAGCTGGCTTCCCTGGTGGCTATCAAAACCAAGAACGAACTCATTGGCGACGTTATCGGTCTGCTGCAATCTCCTGCAAAGCGCGTTATCGCTGCCCTGCTGGAAAAAGGCAAGAAAGAAGGCGCTGCTGCAGAAGCACCTGCTGCCGAGTAA
- the rplL gene encoding 50S ribosomal protein L7/L12, with product MADVKALAEQLVGLTVKEVQELADVLKSEYGIEPAAAAVVVAGGGDGGAAVEEKTAFNVILKSAGASKLNVVKVVKDLTGLGLKEAKELVDGAPKAIKEGVSKAEAEDLKAKLTEAGAEVEIQ from the coding sequence ATGGCAGACGTTAAAGCTTTGGCCGAACAATTAGTAGGTCTCACCGTTAAAGAAGTACAGGAACTCGCAGACGTACTGAAATCTGAGTACGGTATTGAACCTGCTGCTGCAGCTGTAGTAGTAGCTGGCGGCGGCGACGGTGGCGCAGCTGTAGAAGAAAAAACTGCGTTCAACGTAATCCTGAAATCTGCAGGTGCTAGCAAACTGAACGTTGTGAAGGTTGTAAAAGACCTGACCGGTCTTGGTCTGAAAGAAGCTAAGGAACTGGTAGATGGTGCTCCGAAAGCCATTAAGGAAGGCGTGAGCAAAGCCGAAGCCGAAGATCTGAAAGCTAAGCTGACTGAAGCTGGTGCTGAAGTAGAAATTCAGTAA
- the rplA gene encoding 50S ribosomal protein L1, producing the protein MATKKRKVADSKVEKNKIYSLKEAAGLVKDLNCTKFDSSVDLHIRLGVDPKKADQAIRGSVTLPHGTGKTKRVLVLCTPDKENDAKAAGADYVGLDEFISKIEAGWTDVDVIVATPAVMPKIGKLGKILGPRNLMPNPKTGTVTNDVAAAVNEVKGGKITFKVDKAGIIHASIGRISFAPEKIEQNSQELINAIIRLKPATAKGTYLKGLSMASTMSPGIVIDTKSVQN; encoded by the coding sequence AGCTGCAGGCCTTGTAAAAGACCTTAACTGCACCAAATTCGACAGCTCTGTCGATCTGCATATCCGCTTAGGCGTTGATCCTAAGAAAGCTGACCAGGCTATCCGTGGCTCCGTTACGCTTCCGCACGGTACTGGTAAAACAAAAAGAGTGTTGGTTCTTTGCACCCCTGATAAGGAAAATGATGCAAAGGCCGCCGGCGCCGATTACGTAGGTCTGGATGAGTTTATCTCCAAGATCGAGGCTGGCTGGACCGATGTAGACGTTATCGTGGCTACGCCCGCGGTGATGCCCAAGATCGGTAAGCTGGGTAAGATCCTCGGCCCCCGTAACCTGATGCCGAACCCGAAGACAGGTACCGTTACCAACGATGTAGCTGCCGCGGTAAATGAAGTAAAGGGTGGTAAGATCACGTTCAAGGTAGACAAGGCTGGTATCATCCATGCTTCTATCGGCCGTATCTCTTTCGCTCCTGAAAAAATTGAGCAGAACTCTCAGGAACTGATCAACGCGATCATCCGCCTGAAGCCTGCCACTGCTAAGGGCACTTACCTGAAAGGCTTGTCCATGGCGAGCACCATGAGTCCGGGTATTGTAATTGACACTAAATCCGTTCAAAACTAA